The nucleotide sequence AAACGCGGCAGACCGTGCGGCAAACTAAAACTCAATTTTATCGCCAAATTGTGGACCGCAGAGAGCGGCAAACATTTAACAATGTTTTCTGCTCGGCGACTTGGATGGAAATTTATGGCTAAGGGCTTTAAGTTTTCCCCGGACTCGTAATCTCGAAAGATAAAAGTTTCTCTCGACTTTACTTTAGAATTACAGCACAAATTATTACAAATGATGCCGCCCGCCGGCGAGCATATATAAATCATGGCCCGGAGAAAAGCTGGAAAGACAGGACCGGCGTTATTAATACGCCAGATAAATGCCTAATAATTCTTCCCATGCTGGGTCCAGGGATACACACTCGTTTTCGAAGCCTGGCCGAATGCCAACCGTAATTTATGATACATTTTGTTTGCCCCGCTGCTATTATTATTTCTGATGTCTGGCCAGGAGCACGAACTAATGATGCCGCCAGCTCAAGCGAGCCACATTTGATGCCCAGTGAGCAGAGCGTGGAAAACCAAGGCAAACAAACCTCTAAAAATGCGAAAAACCAAACAGACATGCTGCAGGACCCCTAGCTAATTGGCTGAAAAACACACAGCTGCGCTCAAAATAATAGAGCGAACACAAGAAATATTGTTTGACGAAGAAAAAAATCAACAATAAGGAAAATCATTTTGATCTgagtatagtatagtatagcATAGTATAGAATATTAAGTACAGAAGTgtataaaagtatgcaatactATTCTTTATAAACAGGAAGTTTTTCATTTTCGAGTTCTAAAagaaaaataacaatattaaTTTACTTTCAagccatttatataaatatgtaatcCTTGTCTTTTCAATATTAACAgactaaaaatatatactgAATATTCACACTTTAATTGGAAAcggtttttaaatatatttaaaatattctaaatatttttttattaaaaaaataaagaaatggTAAGAAAAACATCATTAAAATTATGTATCTTTTCCATGCTATTATTTTGCGGCTATCTTTACTTGGACACAAACATCGCGCCCTTAACCACAGGCCTCGGCAAATGCTAATTGCCATTACTTGTTTTACAATTTGCCGCGCAGGACTCACAAATTGAATGCACAAACGCATTATTATCAATGACAAATGGCTGTCATAATTATCGGTTAATGCCGCAGCCATATGTTGCCCAGAATTTGCATAATACATATAAATCACTGCCCCGCCCCTTTTCCATTCGGGTGGCAGCAACAACGACAAACATATGTTGACAAAAGCTTAAGGGCGTcgtcttgtttttgttgtttgttggTTTGTTCAAAAGTtggcaaattaaattttttacgATTAAATTTCACGCCTGCCAGGGGTGATTGGGAAAAAATGGTGGTTGCTATTAATGTCATAAATGTTTGTGAATTTGCAAAGTGAATAATGACAATTTGCGAAGTGTGCGAAAAAGCTTTTCAATTATTGCCATGACATTAAGCACATTGTTTGCATATCCATTTTGATGCGTTTATCGaggaatttaattaaatattccTTGTTTTTCTTATCAAGGCGAGAGTTCTAGATGGGGATCCTAAGTGGGCGGCACGAACTGAAGTCAACTTGTTTTTCTAGTCAGCAACATCTGCTGCCAGTAGTAAATCAAACGCAAGAAGCCCTTTAAGTAACTTTATATGGCACAGCTGTTCCGTAGAGTAAACACCCTATTTAATGCACTTGCCACAAATAATTGAAAGTTTCCGATTTGCGAATAGCAATTTCAATCAGGAAAATCAATACTGCCAAAAACTATCCTGTTTTGCGGGAAAACAAAGAAAGTTGGCaaacataatttaaaattcgtgattaacattttaattgcatttgggctgtgtttgcttttaatttaaaacgtGCATTTCTGCTAATTAATTAACAATATAGTTTAAATGCTGGTAAAAATGTGTGTATATTTCTGGGGTTATGATAATGTTTGCATATCATTAACATGGCTTGTTTTTTTGCAAATATAATCATATAGTATTTTTAAGTGGGTAATTATAGGTGCACAACATTAGATTTAAATGATGCTCAAATGGAAAAGAAGTGATTTTTTGGGGAGTAGGTATGTTGTTCTATTTACTGAAAGGCTATTGAGTATCCTGCTTAAAATAATGGGAAAATTGAAATGGCAAGTGCTCCGGTTCGCGTGGgaaaaacaactaaaatttTCAATTGCCAGCCTGGGGGAAATCCTCGCCGGAACCCTCCTTTGTTTTTCCCCCAGCTTTTCTAGGATGGTGCAAGACTTAGCGCTTAGACAAAAGCATCTTGGGACCGAAGGCCCAAAGTGTTTTCTTTCGACAGTCACATCCGCACCACGTTTTCTGCTCCACACACACGTGCGAAGCCTCATTATTACGTGGGTTGTAGGGCCTCGGTGTTATTTACTTTACTTGGTTTTTCCCCAATTTTCCCCAGgcttttcccgcttttccgCACGGCACAGATATGGGCTAACAATGGGGAGTATGCAGGCAAGTACAGTATGCGAATACTTGGAGCCTATATTCCACAAGTCATTCCGggaattttaattaacttGTTTTGATAACAAGTGGGGGTTCGGCTTATGAATAAATGCCAGGACTAGACTGGAACATGTCTGGCATTATAATCGGGAAATTTTCGTGAAAATCTGAATACCCCCAAACATTGATCGGCCAATTGAGTGCGAGAAAGTCTTTATGGGAAAATGTAAACTGCAACTGTGATTAGTCAAGCCTGTCACCGGAAACCATTTGGTTTTCAAAACGATTAAACATTCTTCTCTATCAGAggataatttatttaagtatgATAAATGATATTTTCAGTGAAATGCTATTTTCATGACTGACATATTGTAGTTAAATTGATTACAGGGAAGATGCGGCCAGCAGatttaaaatcaatcaatttAAAATGATACTCGattgcttttcttttcttgaTGCAAAACATATTTAAGCTTTTGATAAAGGATCTTTCTGAAAAAGATTCTGGGgacaaattatttttaagcttattaaaaatttaaagaatCAAGAACTACTATACAGAAAGTTTTAAGTACGACATTATACTTATACACGGGGTaagttaaaaatgttattgtcttcaaaaaatacatttttggtGACTTTTTtgaatattacatttttattaggAATGCTATTTATGTTCTTTTAATACTCTTCGTCAAATTTTCCCACCAATAAACACACCGCGACGCCATATCAGAACCTCAGCTATTTATGGTCGACTTACGCACAAGTTTGAGACTTAATCTGATTAGTCCGCTAATTATTGATGAATTATCCTAATTGAGGGCGGACTTTCGCCGGGGTGAACTGGACTAATTGATTGCCGGGGCCAGGTGTTGGGGACTCACCTTGTGTGCTGTTGCTGTGATTACCGCCGTTCGAGTTGCTCTTGGAAAAGCTGCAGTTGTTGTTGAAGGAGTTGAAAAAGTTGGCGGCTCCGGTGCGCCGTAAAATCCAAAACATGATTGCAGGTGTGCGGGGCTGGGATCCTAATCCTGATAAATGAGCTGTCCGGAAAATTCCAGTTGATATGTTGCAGCGCCCTAAAGTAGGCAACGAGTTATGCCAGCTGCATTTCCACCGACGGCATTTCCACGCGAAGCCTTTTTTGCGCTGATAAGCGGGCTACGGAAAATGAGACGACACGATAAGCTGGGTCGGAAAACTCCGGAAAAACTGGCGACCGTTTCGTGTGGAAGTCTTCAGCAAACTAACTCGACTTCGGTAGGTTCCTCGGATTTTATAGCTGCCGAAGGAAAACGAGAGCGAAAATAACCATCTGATGGAGAGAGTTCTCTCTTTATAACGTAATGTCGTAAAGACTTACGTTACAGCCAATGCTCTTTTGCTCTTTTGACGCTTGGTAGTTGGAAAAATCAACCAAAGCCCAAACTTGACCTTCGTCAACACTTGCATGTTGTTTGGCCCGCTGGCAGCTCATAATTCGCTTTGTTTAATAAACGATTACGTATGCGCCGTGTGGACGGGTCAGCTGTCTTGGCCACCGACTTCGAGCCACTAAAATGGCCATCAATCATCGGAGCACCGGAAGTGGTCGCTACTTTGTTGTCCTGTTTAAAGTTTTATGTGCGTCTTATCTGACTGGCCCAATTAGACAGCATCTTGGACTACTTTTGTGCACTGGGAGATATAAAAAGggtttttgataaaatttgaaaaaatgaatatttttatATCATATTAAAATTGAGTGCCTAAACAACAAATAATTCAAAGTTTTATTCATTCACTCCAAGTCTGTATCAgcgctttaaaaatactttataCCAATACTATAATACCAACAAATTTGTTCATACAAatcttatatatatttataatttttaaattatttataacaATTATGAAAGTTATATCATACTGCACTTCAAATAAATATACgtcattttaaaatatatattttttaaatattttaaatgggTTTTCTGGTAACACTGGGGTATgtagtttttataaaaaaaaatttcccttTTTCAGCACTCGCTTTTATGACATTTTTCCATCAGTGCTGGTGACGTGAAAAAGAGCGGAAATGCCGAGCGCTTAACAGCTGGCGGCACATGCATCCGCATCAAAGTTTTCCCCTTTACGGTTAACGCGTTTGGTAAGACAAAGACATCCCATCAAGTTGGCGTGTTCGAGGGCTGGGGTTCCATTCCGCTCCAAGTGCAAGTGCAGAGTTCATGTCCTGCGAATTCGTTTATTTGCTGCACGCGCGGCGGCATTAAAGCGTTTTTCAAGCACCCTCGACTTTAATGCCGCACGACAAATGCTTTTCCGCAGACAAGACTGTGATTTGATGGctcggattcggattcggttTCGGTTCGCCGATTGCTGCTCCGCCTGCGGGGTTAGGTTAACCCGACACTGATTGCCGGGGCTTCAATGTGAATGTGGCCACGTGGAGCAGGAAGTCGACCCCGAACATGCGACATACCTTTGTGCGCATAATAGAGTcgcaatttaatatttaatcatcGAGGGCTGACGCCTAACAATTCAAATTGCTGCAAATTGTGGGTCCCGTGAACTTTTGGCATCGGCGACATTACGAATTCATGCTGTACGTGCCAAAGTCACAACGAATCCAAATGAATCCAAACGATGTACGTCCGATTCTCCGAATATGTTTGAACTTTGCAAATATGTTGCGCAAACTTTTGCCCCATAAATTATGCACTATTAAAAGCTCATGCATAAGGCATGGCCCCATCTCCCTGCAGCGCCAAAACAACAAATACAAAGGACGAAGGACGCAGGACCTGGAccagaaataataataaccaCAACAAAGCATTACACATGGACGGCAATTAGATCCAATTTCGTTGAAAATGCATGCCAAAGTAGTCACTTATGTCCAGTTGATGTAATAAAATAGTTCGATAAACTGTTGGCCATCGGGTGACATGGCATTCTGGAATTCGATTAGTTAATCCTTCAGCACAATGTAATTGAAATGGTTGATAATTCCCCGTGCggtatgcaaattaaattagccAGAAACACAGAGAAAACTCCTTCGTGCTATATAAATCCAGTTATTTAATGCTGTCCACACAAAGTTTTCGACTTGGGCATAAACAAAGCTCTAAAAAGTTGGCAAACTGGCCACAATCAATATTGATGGAAACTCAGTTCACTTTGGCTACTTGAGCGTCTCGGCGTAGAACTTTCGGTGCTTGAATTTAATTCGCATCACCCAGCtgcaataaatttattcaaaatcaCTTGGCGTGACGATAGTTAGATGGCAGCTATACTCACCCAATGAGGATAAACGCTATTAAGTAGAAGGCGGCGCTGAGGAAATTAAATCCGCCAGGATTGCTGGCCAGGGAGCTCTTGTAGATGGCCGTGTAAAGGGGAGCGGCGACTGGaaataatattgaagatgatgGATGGGGAAGAACCAAGGGTATTACAGCTTACCAAAAGGGGCGAATGATTGTACTATGTTGCCAATTGCAAACAGTTTACCTGTGATGAGTAGAGAAGAACTGAAGTGGAGGTTGTTTTTTCCAATTATTACCTACCCGTATCGGAAGAGGGAACTATATTCGATACAATCGTGCGACACATGGGTCCCTGGATGGAGCGAAAGACTCCCAGCACCACAGATATGTACAAGTGCCAAGGTAGAAAGGCAAATCCTCTGGCAATGTTGCTAAGGATCTCAGAGAATAACGACAGCAAGGCCAATGACACCACAGACATTCCAAAAAGCTAGAAATAcacaaaaatcaaatttattatattgatatgttttatttttagtaaATTACCTTTCTTAAAATAAGAATGCCCAAAAGAGCTCCCAGCATGGGCACTGATTGGCTGACTGTCTCAAAAATAGTAAACTCACGTACTGTGAAATGGAACTGCTGACGCACGAATAAATACATCACAGTCATGACGCCATCTGCATGGATATCATCACCTCTATCACTGGTGCCCCCAGGCAAACTTAAGCACACTCACCGGCAACGAAAATCGAGACAAAGCCGGCCAAAGTAACCAACCAGATGATGGAGTGGGCATTATTTTCCCTCCTCTTAAAGCAGGTGCTAAACATATCTTTAACGTGTTTAATACTGAACAAGCCAGCCTTTTCCTCTTTGTCTCCCAAAGGAGGCTTTTCTATGGTCTCATACTTGGGTGGATCGTCACGTTTCTCCAACGTTTCAGTTGACAATTCACTCACTTTCTGATCTGAAACTGTCACAACAACTTCCTTTTCCTTCTCGGGAACTTCGTCCTTATCTGGGCACATGCCCAAACTTTCGGGCAGgtagaaaataataaagagTGTGGCCAAAATTATGATTAGACACGATATACTCTGTACAAAGGCAGCACTTGTGGCTGCATAAACAAAACTGGATAACAATGAGCCACTTGTCAAGGCCACGAAAAGTATCAACTCCATGAAGATCATtctgcaaataaaaaattattcaatTTAAGTTTTAATAGTGTTTTTTTGTGATAATATGGTATATCGTATAACCAGAAActaattatgaaatatttttgtaaacatTTTGTAAAATTCCTTTCAACTTCTATTCTTTAGGAGTTTAAGACCACAAATGGCCGAGAATAAAGTCTTAAAGCTTGTCACATTCCTTTGTCCCTGGGCTTAGCTAACAATAGGTGACACTCACCTGTAGGGTCTGGTTTTCATGTCGGTTGTGTCCGTAATAAAGCAAAAGGCAGCCACCGAAAAGACACACAAGCCACCGAGCAGGGAGTGTGGCACAGCTGCCAAGGTGTACCACCAGGGATTAACCAGGTAGTAGCTGGACAGCCAGCAAATGGCAGACGAGAGCAGGGCAGATGCGGAAAAGCCTAGGAGGAAAACGTCTTACTACCTCTTCAGCAAACGAAATCCTTTAAAAACTCACCAACCATGGACACAATCAGCAGGGGCTTGCGTCCATAGTGATCCGACCAGGATCCAATAAACAAACCACAAATGGCGGGGACAATGCTTTCGAAGAGGGTTCGGGTTAAAAACATATTGGCCACATATGCCTGAAGCTCCGTTTCAATGGCCTATAGTTCCTAACTAAGTTTAAtaactattaaaaaatgtagtaTTAACAGACCTGTATTTCTGCTGTGGTGTTTTTGCTATCCAAAAGCATACAGTCAGATTCATTATACTGATAGATCACCGTACAGGTCTGAAAAATCAACTGATTGCGCATAACAGTACCTAATGGGAGGATCGTGCTGGAGCTTTTTCATATGTCATCATTATAATCTAAAGTTCCGCTTACCTGACAGCATGTGCGAAAACAACAGCATGAAAATCACCGGTTCTATATAGAACATGTTGAACAGACGCCCCCATTCCAAACTTTTTAGTTGGGCTAAAGTAGCCTTTTCCACCATTTTAATTGTGATTGGTAAAACccaactaaaaaaaaatttttttttttatttgtttaactAGTTTTTACTcactaaaatttttattatttcttcatttataattttttttttttatttgtttaactAGTTTCCactcattaaaatttttagcaATTCTTCATTTTAAAtcggttatatattttatattcttcgtagtattttattttatttttttgataacttttttataatttcaacCTTGACTAAATATTTGGCACAAGTTTCGTTTATTTGCAGTTCAACTAATAATTAATTACACTGGAATC is from Drosophila suzukii chromosome 3, CBGP_Dsuzu_IsoJpt1.0, whole genome shotgun sequence and encodes:
- the LOC108017084 gene encoding probable peptidoglycan muropeptide transporter SLC46 yields the protein MVEKATLAQLKSLEWGRLFNMFYIEPVIFMLLFSHMLSGTVMRNQLIFQTCTVIYQYNESDCMLLDSKNTTAEIQAIETELQAYVANMFLTRTLFESIVPAICGLFIGSWSDHYGRKPLLIVSMVGFSASALLSSAICWLSSYYLVNPWWYTLAAVPHSLLGGLCVFSVAAFCFITDTTDMKTRPYRMIFMELILFVALTSGSLLSSFVYAATSAAFVQSISCLIIILATLFIIFYLPESLGMCPDKDEVPEKEKEVVVTVSDQKVSELSTETLEKRDDPPKYETIEKPPLGDKEEKAGLFSIKHVKDMFSTCFKRRENNAHSIIWLVTLAGFVSIFVADGVMTVMYLFVRQQFHFTVREFTIFETVSQSVPMLGALLGILILRKLFGMSVVSLALLSLFSEILSNIARGFAFLPWHLYISVVLGVFRSIQGPMCRTIVSNIVPSSDTGKLFAIGNIVQSFAPFVAAPLYTAIYKSSLASNPGGFNFLSAAFYLIAFILIGWVMRIKFKHRKFYAETLK